Proteins encoded together in one Thalassotalea crassostreae window:
- a CDS encoding ABC transporter permease: MFSLSRFYAVAKARNIEFFRDKSSLAWNILFPVLLLVIFSFVFSGDGRAVYKIGVLDLENSKHSFLQTKYIDHVNYVDIDKALIKLNLHEIDLIIDDQKQHYWVNELSPKSYMVEQVFLSQSDGYKRQQTSGKSIRYIDWVMPGIFAMNMMFSCLFGVGYVIVRYRKNSVLKRLKATPLSALEFVSAQLLSRLFIVLFMITVVYVGCNMFFDFLMLGSYVDLILVTIIGAMSLISLGLLIATRSKSEELVGGLLNMATWPMMLLSGIWFSLEGAPEMVKLVAEIFPLTHLVTAARSIITEGATLADISYHLTVLVSMTVVFLLISAKLFSWDSER; encoded by the coding sequence ATGTTTAGTTTGTCGCGTTTCTATGCAGTTGCCAAAGCTCGAAATATTGAATTTTTTAGGGACAAATCATCACTGGCTTGGAATATCCTTTTTCCAGTTTTGCTATTGGTTATTTTTTCCTTTGTCTTTTCTGGTGATGGTCGTGCCGTATATAAAATCGGTGTACTTGATCTTGAAAATTCGAAACACTCTTTTTTGCAAACTAAATATATCGACCACGTCAATTATGTCGACATTGATAAGGCACTAATAAAACTCAACCTTCATGAAATTGATTTAATTATTGATGATCAAAAACAGCATTATTGGGTTAATGAACTATCACCGAAAAGTTACATGGTAGAGCAAGTATTTTTAAGTCAAAGTGATGGTTATAAAAGACAGCAAACTTCCGGTAAATCGATTCGTTATATCGACTGGGTAATGCCAGGCATATTTGCCATGAATATGATGTTTAGTTGTTTGTTTGGTGTTGGTTATGTCATTGTTCGTTATCGTAAAAATTCAGTGTTAAAGCGACTAAAAGCAACACCTTTATCGGCGCTAGAGTTTGTCAGTGCACAACTGTTATCTCGTCTGTTTATTGTTTTATTTATGATCACCGTTGTTTACGTTGGTTGTAATATGTTTTTCGATTTCTTAATGCTTGGCAGTTATGTTGACTTAATTCTAGTAACAATTATCGGTGCGATGAGTTTGATAAGTTTAGGCTTGCTTATTGCAACGCGGAGTAAGTCGGAAGAACTCGTAGGCGGCTTATTAAATATGGCAACTTGGCCAATGATGCTGTTATCGGGGATTTGGTTTTCGTTAGAAGGCGCACCAGAAATGGTCAAACTTGTTGCAGAAATATTCCCGTTAACTCATTTGGTAACTGCGGCGAGAAGTATTATTACCGAAGGGGCAACGCTTGCTGATATCAGTTATCATTTGACCGTGTTGGTTTCGATGACTGTCGTATTTTTATTGATCAGTGCGAAATTATTTAGCTGGGATAGCGAGCGCTGA
- the trhA gene encoding PAQR family membrane homeostasis protein TrhA, which translates to MSTESIKNKISQGYSVAEEVVNSVTHGIGALLSVVALTLMVVVANDAFEMTSAIIYGTSMIALFLASTLYHSFTHAPLKKVFKLLDHCAIYLLIAGTYTPFMLISIKGAWGYSILSVVWTMAIVGIYFKLFHTNKFKKVSLITYLAMGWLIVIAAPQMIANVSTGGLILLASGGAAYTLGAVFYAIKKIPFNHAIWHVFVLAGSICHFLAIYLYVID; encoded by the coding sequence ATGAGCACAGAATCGATTAAGAACAAAATTTCTCAAGGTTACTCAGTAGCCGAAGAAGTTGTTAATTCCGTTACCCACGGAATTGGTGCGCTACTAAGTGTAGTGGCACTGACATTGATGGTTGTGGTTGCAAATGATGCCTTTGAAATGACTAGCGCTATTATCTATGGCACTAGCATGATCGCGTTATTCTTAGCTTCAACGCTTTACCACAGCTTTACCCATGCCCCTCTTAAGAAAGTATTTAAACTACTTGATCATTGCGCCATATACTTATTGATCGCCGGTACTTATACACCATTCATGTTAATTAGTATCAAAGGGGCTTGGGGTTATTCAATCTTATCCGTAGTATGGACAATGGCTATCGTTGGTATCTATTTTAAATTATTTCATACCAATAAATTTAAAAAAGTGTCACTTATTACCTATTTAGCAATGGGCTGGCTGATCGTAATCGCCGCTCCACAAATGATTGCTAATGTTTCAACCGGTGGTCTAATTTTATTGGCTTCTGGTGGCGCTGCTTATACTTTAGGTGCTGTTTTTTACGCGATTAAAAAAATTCCATTCAATCATGCTATTTGGCATGTCTTTGTATTGGCTGGTAGCATATGTCATTTCCTTGCCATTTACCTTTACGTGATTGACTGA
- the tal gene encoding transaldolase: MTDQLSQLKSMTTVVADTGDVDAIAKYKPYDATTNPSLLLKAAQLDSYQSLLAKSVTWAKQQSNDKNQQVIDASDMFSVLIGVEILKVVPGRISTEVDSRLSFDSKATIEKAQKLIDLYQQHGINKDQILIKMASTWEGIRAAEELEKQGINCNLTLLFGFAQAQACAEANVFLISPFVGRILDWYKKSTGKDSYLANEDPGVLSVTKIYNYYKSFDYKTVVMGASFRNVGEILELAGCDRLTISPQLLAELESSNEPVEQKLTPKVSSQERPAPLTESEFRWQMNEDAMATEKLAEGIRGFTADQIKLEDLLVSLF; encoded by the coding sequence ATGACTGACCAATTATCCCAATTAAAATCCATGACAACTGTTGTTGCTGATACCGGCGATGTAGATGCAATAGCAAAATATAAGCCCTATGACGCAACAACGAATCCATCGTTATTGTTAAAAGCTGCACAACTAGATAGTTACCAATCATTATTAGCTAAGTCTGTAACTTGGGCAAAGCAACAATCAAATGACAAAAACCAACAAGTTATCGACGCATCAGATATGTTTTCTGTGCTTATTGGTGTTGAGATATTAAAGGTAGTACCTGGACGAATTTCTACAGAAGTAGATTCAAGACTTTCTTTTGACAGCAAAGCTACCATTGAAAAAGCACAAAAACTAATAGATTTATACCAACAACACGGGATCAATAAAGATCAAATTCTAATAAAAATGGCGTCTACTTGGGAAGGTATTAGAGCAGCAGAAGAATTAGAAAAGCAAGGCATTAACTGTAACTTAACTTTACTATTTGGTTTTGCGCAAGCGCAAGCATGTGCTGAAGCTAACGTATTTTTAATTTCACCATTTGTTGGTCGTATTTTAGATTGGTACAAAAAGTCCACAGGCAAAGATAGTTACCTTGCTAATGAAGATCCAGGGGTTCTTTCTGTAACTAAGATATACAACTACTACAAGAGCTTTGATTATAAAACCGTTGTAATGGGTGCAAGTTTCCGTAACGTCGGTGAAATTTTAGAACTAGCCGGTTGTGATCGCTTAACTATTAGCCCGCAACTATTAGCTGAATTAGAAAGCAGCAATGAGCCGGTTGAGCAAAAGCTTACACCTAAAGTATCGAGTCAAGAACGCCCTGCTCCACTCACTGAGAGTGAATTTAGATGGCAAATGAACGAAGATGCTATGGCAACTGAAAAGCTTGCAGAAGGTATTAGAGGATTTACCGCTGATCAAATAAAACTTGAAGACTTACTTGTAAGTTTATTTTAG
- a CDS encoding ketoacyl-ACP synthase III: MIYADITGWGKYIPPAVLTNDELTTFMDTSDEWISSRSGIRQRRISHINTAQMATLASKQALARAGLTADDLDLIIVATCCPDTLVPNTASKVQELLGTNQAACFDLSSACTGFLYALQNATAQIRSGMAKKVLVVAAERMSWFVNWSERSSAVLFGDGAGAVIVEASDIECGLLNAKLGCDSKARDILSVSNFGTDMDRYENPPGPLTLDFIGPEIFKRAVRGMGGATETVMSEAKLNVEDIDLLIPHQANVRIIETIAQKLKLKDEQVMVNIQNYGNTSAATVPIAICEALESGRVKPGDNIISAAFGAGLTWGAGFIKWGNRVTPVNDYVQQEQTSEKTALELLATAIKHCTQKPA; this comes from the coding sequence ATGATCTATGCAGACATTACGGGTTGGGGAAAATATATTCCACCAGCTGTATTAACCAATGACGAATTAACTACATTCATGGATACCTCTGATGAATGGATTTCATCACGCTCAGGTATCAGACAGCGTCGTATATCACATATCAATACTGCACAGATGGCTACGCTTGCTAGCAAGCAAGCATTAGCTCGCGCGGGTCTTACAGCAGATGATTTAGATTTAATTATTGTTGCAACGTGCTGCCCTGATACGCTAGTGCCAAATACCGCATCGAAAGTTCAAGAATTACTGGGTACTAACCAAGCTGCTTGTTTCGATTTAAGTTCCGCATGTACCGGTTTTTTGTATGCATTGCAAAACGCAACAGCTCAAATTCGTTCAGGAATGGCGAAGAAGGTACTTGTTGTCGCTGCTGAACGCATGAGCTGGTTTGTTAACTGGAGTGAGCGAAGTTCTGCTGTATTATTTGGTGATGGCGCAGGGGCTGTAATTGTCGAGGCAAGCGACATCGAATGTGGTTTATTAAATGCGAAACTTGGCTGTGATTCTAAAGCTCGTGATATTTTAAGTGTATCGAATTTTGGTACCGATATGGATCGATATGAAAACCCTCCAGGGCCATTAACTCTAGACTTTATTGGTCCTGAAATATTCAAACGTGCTGTGCGTGGTATGGGCGGAGCAACTGAGACAGTAATGTCAGAAGCTAAATTAAATGTCGAAGATATCGATCTATTGATACCACATCAGGCTAATGTACGTATTATCGAAACCATCGCTCAAAAATTGAAGTTAAAGGACGAGCAAGTTATGGTTAATATTCAAAATTACGGTAATACATCTGCAGCTACCGTACCGATTGCCATTTGTGAAGCTCTTGAGAGCGGTAGAGTAAAACCCGGTGATAACATCATCAGCGCCGCTTTTGGTGCGGGTTTAACATGGGGTGCGGGCTTTATTAAATGGGGAAACAGAGTAACCCCAGTAAATGACTATGTTCAACAAGAACAAACGTCAGAAAAAACAGCGCTAGAATTGCTCGCAACGGCAATTAAGCATTGTACCCAAAAACCTGCTTAG
- a CDS encoding tRNA(Met) cytidine acetyltransferase TmcA: MNNYLEYFSKSHVEFSAQRLRGTLLIQGDETWLKEQLAEVFLALKTRTILHFSNSESNGNIEADNRNFKQFLGQEHDVLVFEAEQHFNVDAFAALSGTLVAGGHAIVVLPEPLISSSLFCQRFIQIAKTYDNVDFVCPQSPLSLQRLPNTKKNEPIAINQLKQVIQDQFSDDFKSNCVTAEQAVAVEKIIQVLTGHRDRPLILTADRGRGKSSALAIAVVELLKKQDKRIIISAPHPDSLSVFFNQIQHFMPNSKRTGNQVFYGSSVVEFIAIDALVKHQPSCHLLLIDEAAGIPLPQLRQLLGHYHRQVFVSTVHGYEGAGRGFSTKFVNEVKHTRPNANLLHIKQPIRWAENDPLERFSFDALLLNAKLADAKQAQLSIQSINDIDHQYISAQQLSSDEPLLRRVFALLVTAHYQTKPSDLMMLLDNPKVSLIVQSTEQQLVGVALLLAEGQIDDELSGKVKQSVRRIKGHLIPQSLLVHSGIEDAFEYSYQRIVRIAIHPQLQGQSLGHQLLEYCHSYSQRLGCDFVASSFGANKQLLKFWLDNQFSTCRIGFTKDNASGEHSAIVLRAISDKARQLQAVISKRFYNDLIYYLADEYQHLATGLVALILTNQSSSSHLDENDIEAVHSFQAGFRVFSSCAPALQRWLLATIVNKGPDWLDNKVVEMMIAKLLQKHDWQTLANDYSYTGKKTIHTAMKRFVSEHV, from the coding sequence TTGAATAATTACCTTGAATATTTTTCTAAAAGCCATGTTGAATTTAGCGCCCAGCGTCTTCGTGGAACCTTGCTGATACAAGGCGACGAAACTTGGCTAAAGGAGCAACTTGCCGAAGTGTTTTTGGCCTTAAAAACGCGGACAATATTGCACTTTAGCAACAGTGAAAGTAATGGAAATATTGAGGCTGATAACCGAAACTTTAAACAGTTTTTAGGGCAAGAACACGACGTATTAGTGTTTGAAGCAGAGCAGCATTTTAATGTCGATGCGTTCGCCGCGCTTTCTGGCACCTTAGTTGCTGGTGGACATGCAATTGTTGTTTTACCCGAGCCATTGATTTCTAGCAGTTTATTTTGTCAGCGCTTTATTCAAATCGCGAAAACTTACGACAACGTTGATTTTGTTTGTCCTCAGTCGCCATTATCTTTACAACGATTGCCCAACACCAAAAAAAATGAACCAATTGCAATTAATCAATTAAAGCAAGTCATCCAAGACCAGTTTAGTGACGACTTTAAATCAAATTGTGTTACTGCTGAACAAGCCGTAGCTGTTGAGAAAATAATACAAGTGTTGACAGGCCATCGTGACCGACCTTTGATACTCACCGCTGATCGAGGTCGCGGTAAATCTAGTGCCCTCGCTATAGCCGTGGTAGAGCTATTAAAAAAGCAGGACAAGCGTATCATCATCAGCGCGCCGCATCCTGATAGTCTCAGTGTGTTTTTTAACCAAATTCAGCACTTTATGCCAAACTCTAAACGCACAGGCAATCAAGTATTTTATGGCTCTAGTGTCGTTGAATTTATTGCCATTGACGCCTTAGTTAAACATCAACCAAGTTGTCATCTTTTATTAATTGATGAAGCGGCCGGTATCCCATTGCCGCAGTTAAGACAATTGTTGGGCCACTATCATCGACAGGTTTTTGTTTCTACCGTCCATGGCTATGAAGGGGCCGGGCGAGGATTTAGTACTAAGTTTGTCAATGAAGTTAAACATACAAGGCCGAATGCTAATTTGCTGCATATTAAACAACCAATTCGTTGGGCTGAAAATGATCCGCTAGAGCGTTTTAGTTTTGACGCTTTGTTGTTAAATGCCAAGTTAGCAGATGCGAAGCAGGCGCAGTTAAGCATTCAGTCTATAAATGACATTGATCACCAGTATATTAGTGCTCAGCAATTATCTAGTGATGAGCCGCTATTGAGACGGGTTTTTGCCTTGTTGGTTACCGCTCACTATCAAACTAAGCCGAGCGACCTTATGATGTTGCTCGATAACCCGAAAGTGAGTTTAATTGTGCAATCGACTGAACAGCAACTTGTAGGCGTTGCATTATTGCTAGCTGAAGGGCAAATAGACGATGAATTGTCTGGCAAAGTAAAGCAATCAGTTCGACGCATTAAGGGACATTTAATTCCACAATCTTTATTAGTTCATAGTGGCATTGAGGATGCGTTTGAATATAGTTACCAACGAATTGTTAGAATAGCCATTCATCCTCAGTTACAAGGACAATCACTGGGTCATCAATTATTAGAGTATTGTCACAGCTATAGCCAGCGTTTAGGTTGTGATTTTGTCGCATCGAGCTTTGGTGCCAATAAACAACTATTAAAGTTTTGGTTAGATAATCAATTTTCAACCTGCCGTATTGGCTTTACCAAAGATAATGCTAGTGGCGAACATTCTGCTATCGTTTTACGTGCTATTTCCGATAAAGCTAGGCAGTTACAGGCGGTTATCAGCAAGCGCTTTTATAACGATCTAATTTATTATTTAGCCGATGAATATCAACATTTGGCCACAGGTTTGGTTGCTTTGATTTTAACAAATCAATCTAGCTCATCACACTTAGATGAGAATGACATTGAGGCTGTACATAGTTTTCAAGCGGGATTTCGTGTGTTTTCAAGTTGCGCTCCAGCATTACAGCGTTGGTTGCTAGCAACCATAGTAAATAAAGGCCCAGATTGGCTTGATAATAAGGTTGTCGAAATGATGATTGCTAAATTGTTACAAAAACATGATTGGCAGACGCTAGCAAACGACTATAGTTATACAGGTAAAAAGACCATTCATACGGCAATGAAACGATTCGTTAGCGAGCACGTATAA
- the napF gene encoding ferredoxin-type protein NapF: protein MEVVIDKSKRNFLRGRKLPKKVEIRLPWIKSEQAFIDGCTQCGDCISDCAQNIIIKADDGFPKVDFSIDECTFCEKCIDSCEQDLFVEAKQHSAWPAHLNIKDDCLAKQQIYCQSCKDVCEPRAIAFKFIDNAIPKPVIDQDACTSCGACISVCPSNSTELVLKEAFNGTTSKN from the coding sequence ATGGAAGTTGTTATCGATAAATCCAAACGCAATTTTCTACGTGGCCGTAAGCTACCAAAAAAGGTAGAAATACGTTTACCGTGGATAAAATCAGAACAAGCCTTTATTGACGGTTGCACTCAATGTGGCGACTGTATTTCAGACTGCGCACAAAACATTATTATTAAAGCAGACGATGGATTTCCGAAAGTAGATTTCTCAATTGATGAGTGTACTTTTTGTGAAAAATGCATTGATAGCTGTGAGCAAGATTTATTTGTAGAGGCTAAGCAACACTCTGCATGGCCAGCTCATCTCAATATCAAAGACGATTGTTTAGCAAAACAACAAATATATTGCCAAAGTTGTAAAGATGTTTGCGAACCACGTGCAATCGCATTTAAGTTTATCGATAACGCCATACCAAAACCAGTGATAGACCAAGACGCATGTACCAGTTGTGGCGCATGCATCAGTGTTTGTCCGAGCAATTCAACTGAGCTTGTACTGAAGGAAGCATTTAATGGAACAACCAGTAAAAACTAA
- a CDS encoding DUF3545 family protein, which yields MDPIDSLVELIEGKSKAKTKQKRKWREIEQLKEKLALEKEIEFFDGSFEHLLEDV from the coding sequence ATGGATCCAATTGATAGCTTAGTTGAATTAATTGAAGGTAAGTCGAAAGCCAAAACAAAACAAAAAAGAAAATGGCGAGAAATCGAACAACTCAAAGAAAAGCTTGCATTAGAAAAAGAAATTGAGTTTTTTGATGGCTCTTTTGAACATCTCTTAGAAGATGTTTAA
- a CDS encoding LysR family transcriptional regulator — translation MGGNSQLLDGMVVFVTVAETLSFTKAAQVLSHSPSYISKEMNQLEQRMAVQLLHRTTRSISLTEEGHQYYLRCRQIVDDANLAQASLSRAQHKPSGLLRINAPEIIAESHLNDLIGEFLNQYEDINVVIDLSDELVNIVEESYDLAIRIGKLKDSNLIAKKLMDTRLVTVASPSYLKRYGKPIKHSELNNHKCISYRYQPNPKVWSYTIANGKEVSIPVTPRVVCNNASLQLSISKMDAGIVRMPLFYCQQAIDNGELELIFDDYPSAEIGVYAVYPHKQFLATKVKVFIDFMANALAADY, via the coding sequence ATGGGTGGTAATTCACAGTTGTTAGATGGCATGGTTGTATTCGTCACTGTTGCGGAAACGCTGAGTTTTACTAAAGCCGCTCAAGTTCTCTCTCATTCACCTTCCTATATAAGTAAAGAGATGAATCAACTTGAACAGCGAATGGCGGTTCAATTGTTACATCGCACCACAAGATCTATAAGTTTAACCGAAGAAGGCCATCAATATTATTTGCGCTGTCGACAGATAGTCGATGATGCGAATCTTGCCCAAGCGTCGTTGAGCAGAGCTCAACACAAGCCTTCAGGTTTGCTTCGAATTAATGCACCTGAGATTATTGCCGAAAGTCACTTAAACGATTTAATAGGCGAATTTCTTAATCAATATGAAGATATCAATGTCGTTATCGATCTAAGTGATGAATTGGTAAATATTGTTGAAGAGTCTTACGATTTAGCCATTCGAATTGGTAAATTAAAGGATTCAAATTTAATCGCCAAAAAGTTAATGGATACAAGGCTAGTGACGGTTGCGTCGCCAAGTTACCTAAAACGTTATGGCAAACCAATAAAGCACAGCGAGTTGAATAACCACAAATGTATCAGTTACCGTTACCAGCCTAACCCTAAGGTTTGGAGTTACACAATTGCAAATGGTAAAGAGGTGTCGATACCAGTAACACCTAGAGTGGTTTGTAATAATGCGAGTTTACAATTATCGATAAGTAAAATGGATGCAGGGATTGTTAGAATGCCATTATTTTACTGTCAGCAAGCCATTGATAATGGTGAGCTTGAATTGATCTTTGATGATTATCCAAGCGCTGAAATAGGAGTATATGCGGTATACCCCCACAAACAGTTTTTAGCGACTAAAGTTAAGGTGTTTATCGACTTTATGGCTAATGCGTTAGCAGCAGATTACTAA
- a CDS encoding ABC transporter ATP-binding protein, producing MQILQVEDLCKHYKDVKAVDGVSFTVNKGQCFGLLGPNGAGKTTTIEIMEGIIKQTSGAVNYETESGADISQKIGIQFQNTALQDYLTVTETLQLFASFYQQSVAIDTLIELCDLGEFTDRDNRLLSGGQRQRLLLALALINDPEIIFLDEPTTGLDPQSRRHFWQLIENIKAQGKTIILTTHYMDEAEQLCDQIVIMDKGKVIEQGTPKQLLSKHFSQVFIYLPIANIPQELVIEQDWNTSQEHVEIKTDNVEMTMKQLIDLSLPLTGLHIKSANLDDLFLKLTGHSLRG from the coding sequence ATGCAAATATTACAAGTCGAAGACCTTTGTAAACATTATAAGGATGTAAAAGCCGTTGATGGCGTTAGCTTTACTGTAAATAAAGGTCAATGTTTTGGACTGCTTGGTCCCAATGGCGCAGGAAAAACTACCACCATTGAGATAATGGAAGGAATTATCAAACAGACTTCTGGCGCGGTTAATTATGAAACCGAAAGTGGCGCCGATATCAGCCAAAAAATTGGCATACAGTTTCAAAATACTGCGCTGCAAGATTATTTAACCGTTACTGAAACTCTGCAATTGTTTGCCAGTTTTTATCAACAATCAGTCGCTATCGATACATTGATTGAACTTTGTGATCTTGGCGAGTTTACCGACCGAGATAACCGTTTGTTATCAGGTGGACAAAGACAGCGTCTATTGCTGGCGTTGGCACTGATAAATGATCCTGAAATTATTTTTCTTGATGAGCCGACCACTGGTTTAGATCCACAATCCCGTCGTCATTTTTGGCAGCTTATTGAGAATATTAAAGCTCAAGGTAAAACCATTATTTTAACGACCCATTATATGGATGAGGCTGAGCAGCTTTGCGACCAAATAGTTATTATGGATAAGGGCAAAGTGATAGAGCAGGGAACACCTAAGCAATTGCTATCAAAGCACTTTAGCCAGGTTTTCATCTATCTTCCGATAGCTAATATTCCTCAAGAATTAGTGATAGAGCAGGACTGGAACACGAGTCAGGAGCATGTAGAAATTAAAACTGATAATGTCGAAATGACAATGAAACAGCTTATAGATTTATCGCTGCCACTCACCGGTTTACATATAAAGTCGGCTAATTTGGATGATTTATTTTTGAAGTTAACCGGCCATAGTTTAAGAGGGTAA
- a CDS encoding NADPH-dependent FMN reductase, whose amino-acid sequence MKIIAFAASSSRKSINKTLATHVANIAANGVENASVEIVDINDYELPLFSEDREAELGKPELAQAFYNKLGEADAIVVSFAEHNGSYTAAYKNLFDWTSRIDMKVFQNKPMIMLATSPGPGGASSVLAAATGSAPFFAADVKASISVPSFYDNFDMGSSTINDADINDKIEQAVALLR is encoded by the coding sequence ATGAAAATTATCGCATTTGCAGCATCAAGCTCTCGTAAATCAATCAATAAAACGCTAGCAACACATGTTGCTAATATCGCCGCTAACGGCGTTGAAAATGCCAGTGTTGAAATTGTTGATATCAACGATTATGAACTGCCATTATTTAGTGAAGACCGTGAAGCAGAACTCGGTAAGCCAGAATTAGCGCAAGCATTTTACAATAAGCTTGGCGAGGCAGATGCGATTGTTGTGTCTTTTGCTGAACATAATGGTTCATATACTGCGGCCTACAAAAACTTATTTGATTGGACGTCTCGCATTGATATGAAAGTATTTCAGAACAAACCAATGATTATGCTAGCAACATCACCAGGACCTGGTGGCGCTTCAAGCGTATTGGCGGCGGCGACAGGATCAGCGCCATTTTTTGCGGCAGACGTTAAAGCAAGCATCTCAGTACCAAGCTTTTATGATAATTTTGATATGGGATCATCGACAATAAACGATGCCGATATCAACGACAAAATCGAGCAAGCGGTAGCGTTGCTTCGCTAG
- the yaaA gene encoding peroxide stress protein YaaA, with protein sequence MLIVVSPAKNLDYESTPVTDKFTQPELLEHSAELIKRCVKLTPAGISSLMGVSDKIAGLNAARFAEWKIPFNNENARQAVLAFNGDVYTGLDASSFTDKDFDYAQQHLRILSGLYGLLKPLDLMQAYRLEMGTKLENDKGTNLYQFWGSIITDKVNTALAEQGDDILINLASNEYFKSVKKKELKATVITPAFKDWKNDQYKMISFFAKKARGLMARFIIENQINDIEQLKSFDVDGYSYNEALSTDAVPVFTRKQL encoded by the coding sequence ATGCTTATAGTCGTATCTCCTGCAAAAAATTTAGATTATGAATCAACGCCAGTCACTGACAAATTTACTCAACCTGAGTTACTTGAACATAGTGCTGAGTTGATAAAACGTTGTGTAAAACTCACCCCTGCTGGCATTTCATCGTTAATGGGCGTTAGTGATAAAATAGCGGGCTTAAATGCAGCACGTTTTGCCGAGTGGAAAATACCATTTAACAATGAAAACGCTCGACAAGCGGTGTTGGCATTTAATGGCGATGTATACACTGGTTTAGATGCTAGTTCTTTTACTGATAAAGACTTTGATTACGCTCAACAACATTTACGTATTTTGTCAGGTCTTTATGGACTATTAAAACCATTAGATCTGATGCAAGCTTATCGTTTAGAAATGGGGACTAAACTTGAAAATGATAAAGGCACTAATCTCTATCAATTCTGGGGTAGCATTATTACTGATAAAGTAAATACAGCGCTTGCAGAGCAAGGTGATGATATCTTAATCAACTTAGCATCGAACGAGTATTTTAAATCAGTTAAGAAGAAAGAACTCAAGGCTACGGTAATTACACCGGCATTCAAAGATTGGAAAAACGATCAATATAAGATGATCAGCTTCTTTGCTAAAAAGGCTCGCGGTCTAATGGCGCGTTTTATTATTGAAAATCAAATTAATGACATTGAACAATTAAAGTCCTTTGATGTTGATGGCTATAGTTATAATGAAGCATTATCAACGGATGCTGTTCCAGTATTTACTCGCAAGCAACTGTAA
- a CDS encoding TIGR03546 family protein gives MLTLLAKLFKALNSESSPRQIAFAIALGMIVGLTPTFSLHNLLVLFIAFILRINLSAFFLGFAVFSLLSIPFASTFAGIGEQLLTNESLQALWQSLYQSSLLKLAHFHNTLTLGALIVSLVLLIPVTILGQVLVVRYRHHVKTFIEKFKIVQLIKGSKFYKIYQSLTGTGV, from the coding sequence TTGTTAACCCTTCTTGCCAAATTATTTAAAGCGTTAAATTCGGAAAGTTCACCACGACAAATTGCCTTTGCCATTGCGTTAGGCATGATTGTAGGATTAACACCAACTTTTAGTCTGCATAATTTATTGGTGTTGTTTATCGCATTTATTCTGCGAATAAACTTAAGCGCATTCTTCTTGGGTTTCGCTGTATTTTCCCTGTTATCAATACCGTTTGCATCTACTTTTGCTGGCATTGGCGAGCAATTACTAACAAACGAAAGCTTACAAGCTTTGTGGCAATCTCTCTATCAATCGAGTTTACTTAAATTAGCTCATTTCCATAATACCCTTACTTTAGGCGCTTTAATTGTGTCGCTTGTGCTGCTTATTCCTGTCACCATATTGGGACAAGTCTTAGTCGTACGATACCGACATCACGTTAAAACCTTTATTGAAAAATTTAAAATTGTGCAGCTTATAAAAGGTTCTAAGTTTTACAAAATATATCAAAGCTTAACGGGGACGGGAGTATAA
- the napE gene encoding periplasmic nitrate reductase, NapE protein yields MTEITNSGEQKKDERNTFIFLAVFLGPILAVAIVAAYGFTIWISQLIMGPPGV; encoded by the coding sequence ATGACTGAAATAACAAACTCGGGTGAGCAAAAAAAAGATGAACGTAATACCTTTATTTTCCTCGCTGTATTTTTAGGTCCAATATTAGCGGTTGCGATTGTTGCCGCTTATGGATTTACCATTTGGATTAGTCAATTAATAATGGGCCCTCCAGGCGTTTGA